One genomic region from Cucumis melo cultivar AY chromosome 9, USDA_Cmelo_AY_1.0, whole genome shotgun sequence encodes:
- the LOC103503749 gene encoding ATP synthase small subunit 6, mitochondrial-like, giving the protein MRKFDTWSSVFFRPEWKRNWPFLFGVAITSPLITKMTIGFSEEEVKNSPFVKRHSRSR; this is encoded by the coding sequence ATGAGGAAATTTGATACATGGTCGTCGGTGTTTTTCAGGCCAGAATGGAAGAGGAACTGGCCGTTCCTTTTCGGTGTCGCCATAACCAGCCCCTTGATTACCAAGATGACTATCGGATTTTCTGAGGAAGAGGTGAAGAATTCTCCCTTTGTAAAGAGGCACAGTCGAAGTCGATGA